The Gammaproteobacteria bacterium genome has a segment encoding these proteins:
- the rpoH gene encoding RNA polymerase sigma factor RpoH produces the protein MSLGIHSNSLIAVPSGSIEAYVSAAARVPMLEASEERELAERLFHGGDLEAAQQLIMSHLRFVIHVAKSYAGYGLPHADLIQEGNVGLMKAVKRFNPDVGVRLVSFAVHWIKAEIHEYVLKNWRIVKVATTKSQRKLFFNLRKNKKRLGWFNQDEVNHVAQELGVSSSDVVEMENRMSSSDCAFDLSTDDDDSGTSSFAPTQYLEDKSSDVAESVEAKNWEYHANRKLRSALSTLDERSQHIVQARWLDDNKTTLQNLAAYYQVSAERVRQLEKNAMKKLKAAME, from the coding sequence ATGAGCTTAGGGATCCACTCAAATTCGTTAATCGCGGTACCTTCAGGCAGCATCGAGGCTTATGTCTCGGCAGCAGCTCGAGTACCTATGCTTGAAGCAAGTGAAGAACGTGAGTTAGCTGAACGTCTATTTCACGGTGGTGATCTAGAAGCGGCGCAGCAGCTGATTATGTCTCATTTACGTTTTGTAATCCACGTCGCTAAAAGTTATGCGGGTTATGGCTTACCTCATGCCGATCTTATTCAGGAAGGTAATGTTGGATTAATGAAGGCGGTTAAACGCTTTAATCCCGATGTTGGGGTGCGTTTGGTTTCTTTTGCCGTGCATTGGATTAAGGCTGAGATTCATGAGTATGTGCTAAAAAACTGGCGGATAGTCAAGGTAGCAACCACTAAATCTCAGCGTAAGTTATTTTTCAATCTACGAAAAAATAAAAAGCGTCTTGGTTGGTTTAATCAAGATGAAGTCAATCATGTTGCTCAAGAGCTTGGTGTTTCAAGTTCTGACGTGGTCGAAATGGAAAATCGAATGAGCTCAAGTGATTGTGCCTTTGATTTGTCGACCGATGATGATGACAGTGGTACTTCTTCTTTCGCACCGACGCAGTATCTTGAAGACAAGTCTTCTGATGTTGCTGAATCTGTTGAAGCGAAAAACTGGGAATATCATGCTAATCGTAAGTTACGCAGCGCGTTATCAACGCTTGATGAGCGCAGCCAGCATATTGTGCAAGCGCGTTGGCTCGATGATAATAAAACCACCTTGCAAAATTTAGCCGCGTATTATCAGGTTTCTGCCGAGCGGGTACGCCAGCTTGAAAAAAATGCGATGAAAAAACTCAAGGCGGCGATGGAATAA
- the ftsX gene encoding cell division protein FtsX: protein MKPGHVVTMFFIRHLQQALASMGELWRMPFSSLLTMAVLGVSLALPATLHLLLKNSEQLQTSWDSASEITLFLTEHLSESATTKLSNRILLYPEVASVHHISSEQALAEFKQLSGFGQALDYLDKNPLPALLLVAPTTKYSSPDGARLLLDKLEQQREVDFGKLDIAWLEKLGAIIKLLQDAVLALGILLLVAVVLVIGNTIRLSILNRRDEIEVLKLVGATDDFIRRPFLYTGIWYGLIGGIIAWLCVSMMLWWMEDALVNLVGQFGSDFTLTGLSFNEFLWLIVGGASLGWLGAYGSVTRHVHEIEPENQL from the coding sequence ATGAAACCGGGTCATGTCGTGACAATGTTCTTTATTCGCCATTTGCAACAAGCCTTGGCTAGCATGGGCGAATTGTGGCGTATGCCGTTTTCGTCTTTGTTGACGATGGCCGTGCTTGGCGTGAGCTTAGCGTTACCAGCGACCTTGCATTTGTTGTTGAAAAACAGTGAGCAACTGCAAACCTCATGGGATAGCGCTTCCGAAATCACCCTGTTTTTAACCGAGCATCTTAGTGAATCGGCGACTACAAAACTCAGTAATCGTATTTTGCTTTATCCTGAAGTGGCGAGTGTTCATCATATTTCATCGGAACAAGCCTTGGCTGAATTTAAGCAATTGTCAGGATTTGGTCAGGCGCTTGATTATTTAGATAAAAACCCATTACCGGCTTTACTTTTAGTGGCGCCAACGACTAAGTATTCGAGCCCTGATGGTGCGCGGTTGTTGCTTGATAAGTTAGAGCAACAGCGCGAAGTCGACTTTGGCAAGCTCGATATTGCATGGCTAGAAAAGCTTGGTGCGATTATTAAATTGTTGCAAGATGCTGTGCTGGCGTTGGGCATTCTGCTGTTAGTGGCTGTGGTACTGGTGATTGGCAATACGATTCGTTTGTCGATTTTAAATCGGCGCGATGAAATTGAAGTCTTGAAGCTGGTTGGCGCAACCGATGATTTTATTCGACGACCGTTTTTATATACCGGAATTTGGTATGGCTTAATTGGTGGCATCATTGCCTGGCTTTGTGTCTCAATGATGTTGTGGTGGATGGAAGACGCATTGGTTAATTTGGTCGGTCAGTTTGGCAGTGATTTTACCCTCACGGGTTTAAGCTTTAATGAATTTTTGTGGTTGATTGTCGGTGGTGCCAGCTTGGGTTGGTTAGGAGCTTATGGTTCAGTTACCCGGCATGTTCATGAGATTGAGCCAGAAAATCAACTGTAA
- the ftsE gene encoding cell division ATP-binding protein FtsE, with protein MIRFEQVSKVYPGGQQALNRVDFQLKAGEMAFLTGHSGAGKSTLLKLIAMMERPTSGQVFINGHNLNKITKRQIPFARRDIGMIFQNHRLLMDRSVFNNVALPLIIEGYHLSDIKRRVAAALDKVGLLDKVNSLPVSLSGGELQRVGIARAIVNKPPLLLADEPTGNLDPALSLEIIRLFEDLNSVGVAVLIATHDLGLIARLKYHTLTLREGQLINDGLASTDLRYSDFEPVA; from the coding sequence ATGATTCGATTTGAACAAGTCAGTAAGGTATACCCTGGTGGTCAACAGGCATTAAATCGAGTTGATTTTCAGCTTAAGGCCGGGGAAATGGCTTTTTTAACTGGTCACTCAGGTGCTGGTAAAAGTACCTTGTTGAAATTGATCGCGATGATGGAGCGTCCAACGTCGGGGCAAGTCTTTATTAATGGCCATAATCTCAATAAAATTACCAAACGCCAGATCCCGTTTGCGCGGCGTGATATTGGCATGATCTTTCAAAATCATCGTTTGTTGATGGATCGCAGTGTATTTAACAATGTTGCCTTGCCGCTAATTATTGAAGGTTATCATTTATCTGATATTAAACGCCGGGTTGCAGCTGCTTTAGACAAGGTCGGTTTACTCGATAAGGTCAACAGCTTGCCTGTTAGCCTGTCCGGTGGCGAACTGCAGCGGGTTGGCATTGCGCGAGCGATCGTTAATAAGCCGCCATTATTATTAGCAGATGAGCCAACGGGTAATTTAGACCCCGCGTTATCGCTCGAAATTATTCGACTATTTGAAGACTTAAACTCGGTCGGGGTAGCGGTCTTGATTGCAACGCACGACCTTGGTTTGATTGCTCGATTAAAATATCACACCTTAACCTTGCGCGAAGGGCAATTAATTAATGACGGTTTGGCCTCAACTGACTTAAGATATAGTGATTTCGAGCCTGTTGCTTAA